The Candidatus Dechloromonas phosphoritropha genome includes a region encoding these proteins:
- a CDS encoding DEAD/DEAH box helicase family protein produces MNRHVNAIAGRLSLRHPQRRSLEILDRITEIAPPGKGADVAALLEAIRSEFPSVTDFEREFPSLCFALATGVGKTRLMGAFISYLHLAHGIDNFFVLAPNLTIYNKLIADFSDRNHPKYVFRGIAEFAIDAPTIITGDNYDQRDPMSRTLFGGVRINIFNISKINSEVRGGKSPRIKRLSEYIGESYFDYLAGLPDLVMLMDESHRYRASAGIRAINELKPILGLELTATPFVETAKGALAFKNVIVDYPLGRAMADGFVKEPAVVTRKNFNPAGMSAEEIERLKLEDGVRLHESVKVELETYARESDKPIVKPFLLVIARDTTHAGQLLTLIQSDGFFEGRYKDKVIQVDSSKTGAEEEEMIGRLLKVELTSEPTEIVIHVNMLKEGWDVTNLYTIVPLRAANARVLIEQSIGRGLRLPYGKRTGVTAVDRLNIVAHDRFQEIISEANKPDSAIHLKAVMLDADQLGQKTVTVVSQSGLATRLGLTPAQVSGSTTVAGQEVAPAFAKPEEQKVAQIAWEMIRKLENQPATLPTIEYLKKPEIQAAIVKAVEEQYRPAQLELEEMGEKPDIAAVVAKTSDLVTQQTIAIPRILVVPRGDVKAGFKPFTLALATLKYPAVSDELWIQHLRTNQLEVVSLGRGGIEEARLEDYVVSGLVDFDDISYDDHADLLYDLAAQTVQHFLSYLSEDDARKVLRCYQRDIAKFIHAQMQAHYWEGVVGYEVKISKGFSELKQSAYTQSVQEPPASYRVEPADKSNMAKYLFGGFQRCLYAVQKFDSDSERKLAVILDRDALKWFKPAKGQFQIYYRNGADHLEYQPDFVAETGDTIYMLEPKKRTEVVDAIVIAKKEAAVQWCANASNHSAGYGGKPWRYVLIPHDEIVENMTLSGLAERFDG; encoded by the coding sequence TTGAACCGCCACGTCAACGCCATTGCCGGTCGCCTGAGCCTGCGCCACCCGCAGCGCCGCTCGCTGGAGATACTCGACCGGATCACGGAGATTGCGCCACCCGGCAAGGGCGCCGATGTGGCGGCCCTGCTGGAAGCCATCCGCAGCGAGTTCCCCTCGGTGACCGACTTCGAGCGCGAGTTTCCGTCGCTGTGTTTCGCGCTGGCCACCGGCGTCGGCAAGACGCGGCTGATGGGCGCTTTCATCAGCTATCTGCACCTGGCGCACGGCATCGATAATTTCTTCGTGCTGGCGCCGAACCTGACGATCTACAACAAGCTGATCGCCGACTTCAGTGACCGCAATCATCCCAAGTACGTTTTTCGGGGCATCGCGGAATTCGCCATCGATGCGCCGACCATCATCACCGGCGACAACTACGATCAGCGTGACCCAATGAGCAGGACGCTTTTCGGCGGGGTGCGGATCAACATCTTCAATATTTCCAAGATCAATTCGGAAGTACGCGGCGGCAAGTCGCCGCGTATCAAGCGGCTGTCGGAATACATCGGCGAAAGCTACTTCGACTATCTGGCCGGGCTGCCCGACCTGGTGATGCTGATGGATGAATCGCATCGCTACCGTGCCAGCGCCGGGATTCGCGCTATCAACGAGCTGAAGCCGATTCTGGGTCTGGAACTGACCGCCACGCCATTTGTGGAAACCGCGAAGGGTGCGCTGGCGTTCAAGAACGTCATCGTCGACTATCCGCTGGGCCGAGCGATGGCCGATGGCTTCGTCAAGGAACCGGCGGTGGTGACGCGCAAGAACTTCAATCCGGCGGGCATGTCGGCGGAGGAGATCGAACGCCTGAAGCTGGAAGACGGCGTGCGCCTGCACGAAAGCGTGAAGGTGGAACTGGAGACCTATGCCCGCGAGAGCGACAAGCCCATCGTCAAACCCTTCCTGCTGGTGATTGCCCGCGACACGACCCATGCCGGGCAACTGCTGACCTTGATCCAGTCCGATGGTTTCTTCGAGGGACGCTACAAGGACAAGGTCATCCAGGTCGATTCGAGCAAGACTGGCGCGGAAGAAGAGGAAATGATCGGGCGCCTGCTCAAGGTGGAGTTAACTTCCGAGCCGACGGAGATCGTGATTCACGTCAACATGCTCAAGGAAGGCTGGGATGTCACCAACCTCTACACCATCGTGCCACTGCGGGCGGCCAATGCCCGCGTCCTCATCGAGCAATCCATCGGGCGCGGCTTGCGCCTGCCCTATGGCAAGCGCACCGGCGTGACTGCCGTCGATCGTCTGAACATCGTCGCCCACGACCGGTTTCAGGAAATCATCAGTGAGGCCAACAAGCCGGACTCGGCGATCCACTTGAAGGCGGTAATGCTGGACGCGGACCAGCTCGGGCAGAAGACGGTGACGGTGGTGTCGCAATCTGGACTCGCCACCAGGCTTGGACTGACGCCCGCGCAGGTTTCCGGCAGCACGACCGTGGCCGGCCAGGAAGTGGCGCCGGCCTTTGCCAAGCCGGAAGAGCAGAAGGTGGCGCAGATTGCGTGGGAGATGATCCGCAAGCTGGAAAACCAGCCGGCGACCCTGCCCACCATTGAATATCTGAAGAAGCCGGAGATTCAGGCCGCCATCGTCAAGGCGGTCGAGGAGCAGTACCGGCCGGCGCAGTTGGAACTGGAAGAGATGGGCGAGAAGCCGGATATCGCCGCCGTGGTGGCAAAAACCTCGGACCTGGTCACGCAACAAACCATCGCCATCCCGCGCATTCTCGTGGTGCCCAGGGGCGATGTGAAAGCCGGATTTAAACCGTTTACGCTTGCGCTTGCCACACTGAAATACCCGGCGGTGTCTGACGAACTATGGATTCAACATCTGCGCACCAACCAGCTTGAGGTGGTTTCGCTGGGCCGTGGCGGCATCGAGGAGGCCCGGCTGGAAGACTATGTGGTCAGCGGACTGGTGGACTTCGACGATATTTCCTACGACGACCATGCCGATCTGCTCTACGACCTGGCCGCACAGACCGTGCAACATTTCCTGAGCTACCTTTCCGAGGACGATGCCCGCAAGGTGTTGCGTTGCTACCAGCGAGATATTGCGAAGTTCATCCACGCCCAGATGCAGGCGCATTACTGGGAGGGCGTTGTCGGCTACGAGGTGAAAATCAGCAAGGGCTTCAGCGAACTGAAGCAGAGCGCCTACACCCAGTCCGTACAGGAACCGCCGGCCAGCTACCGCGTGGAGCCGGCGGACAAGAGCAACATGGCGAAGTACCTGTTTGGCGGCTTCCAGCGCTGCCTGTATGCGGTGCAGAAGTTCGATTCCGACTCGGAGCGCAAGCTGGCGGTGATCCTGGACCGCGATGCGCTCAAGTGGTTCAAGCCCGCCAAGGGCCAGTTCCAGATTTATTACCGGAATGGCGCGGATCATCTGGAATATCAGCCGGACTTCGTTGCGGAGACCGGCGACACGATCTACATGCTGGAACCGAAGAAACGCACCGAAGTCGTAGACGCGATTGTCATCGCCAAAAAGGAAGCTGCGGTTCAATGGTGTGCGAATGCGTCAAATCATTCGGCAGGCTACGGTGGAAAACCCTGGCGTTATGTGCTGATTCCACATGACGAGATCGTGGAGAACATGACGCTGTCTGGGCTGGCAGAACGATTCGACGGTTGA
- a CDS encoding DUF86 domain-containing protein, with product MSRSWLLYLDDLIASAEKIGRLISGQTLITFSENEAVFDAVLFNLQVIGEASKSLPEEARSAMPEASGSAPARLRDLIAHHYFALDAEIIWEVAMTHVPRLLAQARLLQAGSDDDS from the coding sequence GTGTCGCGTAGCTGGTTGCTGTATCTCGATGACCTGATCGCCAGCGCCGAAAAGATTGGTCGGCTGATCAGTGGCCAGACCCTGATCACTTTCAGCGAGAACGAGGCGGTCTTCGACGCCGTCTTGTTCAATCTGCAGGTGATTGGCGAGGCATCCAAGAGCCTGCCGGAGGAAGCGCGTTCCGCCATGCCGGAGGCAAGCGGTTCCGCTCCCGCCCGATTGCGCGACCTGATCGCGCACCACTATTTTGCGCTGGATGCCGAGATCATCTGGGAGGTCGCGATGACGCATGTACCGAGACTGCTGGCGCAAGCGCGCCTGCTTCAGGCGGGTAGCGACGATGATTCCTGA
- a CDS encoding nucleotidyltransferase family protein, with translation MNRDTVLKLLSEHREEVRERYGARRLALFGSAARDELRDDSDIDVLVEFEGPATFDGYFDLKTRLEELFGRPVDLVTEKGLKPRARRHVEQDLIRVA, from the coding sequence ATGAATCGGGACACGGTACTGAAGCTGTTGAGCGAGCATCGCGAGGAGGTGCGCGAGCGCTATGGCGCGAGGCGTCTGGCACTATTCGGATCGGCGGCGCGGGACGAGTTGCGCGACGACAGCGATATCGACGTGCTGGTGGAATTCGAGGGGCCGGCGACCTTTGACGGCTACTTTGACCTCAAGACCCGCCTGGAAGAACTGTTCGGCAGGCCGGTCGATCTGGTGACCGAAAAGGGGCTCAAGCCGCGTGCCCGTCGTCATGTCGAACAGGATCTGATCCGTGTCGCGTAG
- a CDS encoding site-specific DNA-methyltransferase, with the protein MTKKQKLELTWIGKENRPKLEPRILLEEPARSYHAKHRVTGADSFDNRLIFGDNLLALKALEAEFSGKVKCVFIDPPYNTGSAFTHYDDGVEHSIWLSLMRDRLEIIRRLLSDDGSLWITIDDNEAHYLKVLCDEVFGRVNFVASVIWRKNYAPKSSAKHFSVDHDYVLIYAKNEDRWKPNPMPRSEKQDKAYKNPDNDYRGVWKTSDLSARNPYSLGIYSVTGPSGRVIDGPPKGRFWSISKDKLLELDAENRIWWGKGGDSIPQLKRFLADVKQGVVPQTLWPYEEVGHTQDAKKEIVALFGEDVFGTPKPEKLMKRVIEIATNPCDLVLDSFAGSGTTGAVAHKMGRRWIMVELGEHCHTHIIPRLQKVIDGADPGGVTAAVNWQSGGGFRYYRLAPSLLEKDKWGNWVIHHDYNAAMLAEALCKLEGFSYAPSDAAYWQHGHSTERDFIYVTTASLTHEQLQQLADEVGPERTLLVLCTAFRSRGDFPNLTVKKIPKQVLSRCEWGHDNYSLRVENLPQAPPSPPAPLPPAGEVSKSTGQQALDL; encoded by the coding sequence ATGACTAAGAAGCAAAAACTCGAACTTACCTGGATCGGCAAGGAGAACCGGCCCAAGCTGGAGCCGCGCATTTTGCTGGAGGAGCCGGCGCGGAGCTATCACGCGAAGCACCGTGTCACCGGGGCTGACTCTTTCGATAACCGGTTGATCTTCGGCGACAACCTGCTGGCGCTGAAGGCACTGGAGGCGGAGTTTTCCGGCAAGGTGAAGTGTGTGTTCATCGACCCGCCCTACAACACCGGCAGCGCCTTCACGCATTACGACGACGGGGTGGAGCATTCGATCTGGCTGTCGCTGATGCGCGACCGGCTGGAGATCATCCGGCGGCTGCTGTCCGACGATGGTTCGCTTTGGATCACCATCGACGACAACGAGGCGCATTACCTGAAGGTGTTGTGTGACGAGGTGTTTGGGCGGGTGAATTTTGTGGCGTCCGTGATTTGGAGAAAGAACTACGCTCCAAAATCAAGCGCGAAGCATTTTTCAGTAGATCACGATTACGTGCTGATCTACGCAAAGAACGAGGATCGCTGGAAACCTAATCCGATGCCTCGGTCAGAGAAGCAGGACAAAGCATACAAGAACCCAGACAACGATTATCGTGGCGTTTGGAAGACAAGTGATCTTTCTGCTCGCAACCCTTATAGCTTGGGTATTTATTCTGTTACCGGTCCATCTGGGCGAGTAATCGACGGACCGCCTAAAGGACGGTTTTGGTCAATTTCCAAAGACAAATTATTGGAACTGGATGCCGAAAATAGAATTTGGTGGGGTAAAGGCGGGGACTCGATACCCCAACTCAAAAGATTCCTGGCAGATGTAAAGCAAGGTGTTGTTCCGCAAACGCTCTGGCCTTATGAAGAGGTAGGGCATACGCAAGACGCGAAGAAGGAAATCGTCGCGCTTTTTGGGGAAGATGTGTTCGGCACACCGAAGCCAGAAAAACTGATGAAACGCGTTATTGAGATAGCCACCAACCCCTGCGACCTCGTCCTAGACTCCTTCGCCGGTTCCGGCACCACCGGCGCGGTGGCCCACAAGATGGGCCGGCGCTGGATCATGGTGGAACTGGGCGAGCACTGCCACACCCATATCATTCCGCGCCTGCAAAAGGTCATCGACGGCGCCGATCCCGGCGGCGTGACTGCCGCGGTCAACTGGCAAAGTGGCGGCGGTTTCCGCTACTACCGCCTGGCGCCCTCGCTGCTGGAGAAGGACAAGTGGGGCAACTGGGTCATCCACCACGACTACAACGCCGCCATGCTGGCCGAGGCGCTGTGCAAGCTGGAAGGCTTCAGCTACGCACCCTCGGACGCCGCGTATTGGCAGCACGGCCATTCCACCGAGCGGGATTTCATCTACGTCACCACCGCCAGCCTGACCCATGAGCAGTTGCAGCAACTGGCCGACGAGGTGGGGCCGGAGCGTACGCTGCTGGTGTTGTGCACCGCCTTCCGCAGTCGCGGCGATTTCCCCAACCTGACGGTGAAGAAAATTCCCAAGCAGGTGCTGTCGCGCTGCGAGTGGGGGCACGACAACTATTCCTTGCGGGTGGAAAACCTGCCGCAGGCTCCCCCCTCACCCCCGGCCCCTCTCCCGCCAGCGGGCGAGGTGAGCAAGTCAACGGGGCAGCAGGCGTTGGATTTATGA
- a CDS encoding S8 family peptidase, protein MEAYPHLKFEREQPVRQKRPGTFRPPPPPADLPAHARKLQKSLTTSIEEAAKDIGGFDNRTLFKLKVGTLPPEQIEQGFPGVEVVSQENGGYALAFVDKSALDEFEARLSQLADGKSPKYANILYALEAFDHWTPEDRMGWALKREGLPTQEPFVIDVELWPLGRRDEREAMTTAFSVWLAKEGAAILDRINVEDFVAYRLRLSRKQAEALLKHRDVRAADLPPRLGLELGIMQLDIQEVSQSAPPADAPLVAVLDSGIAEGHPLLAPALGDAQGFLLPDKMSHDDDGHGTMVAGIALYGDVEACAQAKEFIPQLRLLSGRVLDRKAESDARFIENIVDEAVRYFHENYGCRVFNLSYGNLNKPYLGGRVGGLAYTLDCLARELDVLFVVPTGNFKDVPIEWLKNEYPDYLFKEEARLIDPAPALNVLTVGSLARWDRSATAWRWPNDLVEIPVAQRNQPSSFTRCGCSVKGAIKPELVAYGGNQAIDPRTGNVSNRWLGELSSGKDFVEGRLLAERAGTSFAAPHVAHAAARLLAEVPDASMNLLRALLVASGKIPAASHDLFNGKEDQIARVVGYGMVEVSNLYRSTEEQVILIAESALIDKHHHFYEIPIPESLYSGRSRRREITVALAHCPPVRTTRLDYKASRFQFRLVEAKTLEHAISAFDKATVDEVDGIKELNCNKTTYGTQKRAYGTVQASTWAIKRSRTDRLFVAVTRNDHAWGIPPFTLEEEPYALVIRMSDRENEEARLYTEIRVQLQVRERARVRV, encoded by the coding sequence ATGGAAGCCTACCCCCATTTAAAATTTGAACGCGAGCAACCTGTTAGACAAAAACGGCCAGGTACTTTTCGACCGCCGCCACCCCCTGCAGATTTGCCTGCGCACGCACGCAAGCTTCAAAAAAGTCTGACGACCTCAATTGAGGAAGCCGCTAAAGACATTGGCGGTTTCGACAACCGCACACTATTCAAGTTGAAGGTCGGCACGCTGCCTCCGGAACAGATTGAGCAAGGATTCCCCGGCGTTGAGGTTGTAAGCCAGGAAAACGGTGGCTACGCACTTGCCTTCGTCGACAAGAGCGCACTCGATGAATTCGAGGCAAGGCTTAGCCAACTGGCCGATGGCAAGTCGCCCAAGTACGCCAATATCCTCTATGCGCTGGAAGCGTTCGACCACTGGACACCGGAAGATCGCATGGGCTGGGCCTTGAAGCGCGAGGGACTGCCTACTCAAGAGCCTTTCGTCATCGATGTGGAGTTGTGGCCTCTTGGTCGGCGTGATGAACGCGAGGCAATGACAACAGCCTTCAGTGTTTGGTTGGCGAAAGAGGGAGCCGCGATTCTGGATCGCATCAACGTGGAAGACTTCGTTGCCTATCGGCTGCGACTCTCCCGGAAGCAGGCTGAAGCGCTGTTGAAACATCGCGATGTCCGAGCGGCTGACCTGCCGCCACGCTTGGGGCTGGAGCTGGGTATCATGCAACTCGATATCCAGGAAGTCAGCCAATCCGCGCCGCCGGCTGATGCCCCATTGGTGGCGGTGCTCGATAGCGGCATTGCCGAAGGCCACCCGTTGCTTGCCCCGGCGTTAGGCGATGCACAGGGCTTCTTGCTTCCGGACAAGATGTCCCATGATGACGACGGCCATGGAACCATGGTGGCGGGAATCGCGCTCTACGGCGATGTCGAAGCCTGCGCCCAGGCCAAGGAGTTCATTCCCCAATTGCGCCTGCTGAGCGGGCGCGTGCTCGATCGCAAAGCCGAATCTGACGCGCGCTTTATCGAGAACATTGTGGATGAAGCGGTAAGATATTTCCACGAGAACTATGGTTGCCGTGTCTTCAACCTTTCCTACGGCAATCTGAACAAGCCCTACCTTGGAGGCCGGGTGGGAGGCCTTGCATATACCCTCGACTGCCTTGCGCGCGAATTGGATGTGCTCTTCGTCGTGCCCACGGGAAATTTCAAGGATGTACCTATCGAGTGGTTGAAAAATGAATACCCAGATTATCTCTTCAAAGAGGAGGCTAGGTTGATTGATCCGGCTCCAGCTTTGAACGTACTCACCGTAGGAAGCCTTGCCCGCTGGGATCGGAGTGCCACGGCATGGCGCTGGCCGAACGATTTGGTAGAAATCCCGGTTGCGCAGAGGAACCAGCCTTCGTCATTTACCCGTTGTGGGTGTTCAGTAAAAGGAGCCATCAAGCCCGAGTTGGTGGCCTACGGTGGGAACCAAGCGATTGATCCGCGTACCGGAAACGTCTCGAATCGGTGGCTGGGCGAGCTGTCGTCTGGTAAAGACTTCGTGGAAGGGCGATTGCTTGCAGAAAGAGCGGGGACAAGTTTCGCGGCCCCTCATGTCGCGCATGCCGCCGCTCGATTATTGGCGGAGGTGCCTGATGCCAGCATGAATCTTCTCCGTGCGTTGTTGGTTGCAAGCGGAAAGATACCTGCCGCAAGCCATGATCTTTTTAATGGTAAGGAAGACCAGATTGCGCGAGTGGTCGGTTACGGAATGGTCGAGGTTTCCAATCTGTACCGCTCTACCGAGGAACAGGTTATTTTGATCGCGGAATCGGCCCTGATCGACAAGCATCATCACTTCTATGAAATACCAATACCAGAGAGTCTCTACAGCGGAAGAAGCCGCAGGCGCGAAATCACCGTCGCGCTCGCACACTGTCCGCCGGTCCGGACAACCCGTCTCGACTACAAGGCCAGCCGTTTCCAGTTTCGGCTGGTAGAAGCAAAGACTCTTGAACATGCCATCTCAGCATTCGACAAAGCAACAGTCGATGAGGTTGACGGCATCAAGGAACTCAACTGCAACAAGACAACCTATGGCACCCAGAAACGCGCCTACGGGACAGTGCAGGCATCCACATGGGCAATCAAGCGGTCCCGCACGGACAGATTGTTTGTTGCGGTGACCCGTAACGATCATGCGTGGGGCATTCCACCGTTTACGTTGGAAGAGGAACCGTATGCCCTGGTGATCCGCATGAGCGACCGCGAAAACGAAGAAGCACGGCTCTATACAGAAATTCGTGTCCAGTTGCAGGTACGCGAACGCGCGCGTGTTCGTGTTTAA
- a CDS encoding ATP-binding protein, which yields MASGKILRQLVKAGAAGDTSAFRQASEAIIREERQKQHHLLANDLEQILCGGGHRPMSTATRGLSERIPMDQERGLPLLGLREPGRGLEEVVLAEDNQQIIEDILEQHHRADVLKSYGLRPADKILFCGPPGCGKTLTAEVIATELGFPLALIRLDSVVSSYLGETAANLRKVFDFIDATPMVALFDEFDALGKERADASEHGELKRVVNAALQMLDAYQGKSLIIAATNHEGMLDSAIWRRFEEVLVFGLPTREQLGQLLKIKLRGVRRDFELDDDRVLSYFSEMSHADVERVLRHAIKDMILKGQEFLQLRHIEKAQQRELNRKRQLSGA from the coding sequence ATGGCCAGCGGCAAAATATTGAGACAATTGGTAAAAGCCGGTGCAGCCGGGGATACGTCTGCCTTTCGCCAAGCGTCCGAGGCCATCATCCGGGAAGAAAGGCAGAAGCAGCATCATTTGCTCGCCAATGACCTGGAACAAATCCTTTGTGGCGGCGGCCATCGTCCCATGTCAACGGCAACTCGTGGACTCTCGGAACGCATCCCCATGGATCAGGAGCGCGGTCTACCGCTCCTTGGTCTGCGCGAACCCGGTCGTGGTCTTGAAGAAGTTGTCCTTGCCGAAGACAACCAACAGATCATCGAAGACATCCTTGAACAGCATCATCGAGCCGATGTGCTCAAAAGTTACGGCCTACGTCCTGCGGACAAAATCCTCTTTTGCGGCCCGCCGGGCTGTGGCAAGACCCTGACGGCGGAGGTGATTGCCACGGAACTGGGGTTTCCGCTTGCGCTTATTCGTCTCGACAGCGTGGTGTCCTCCTATCTGGGAGAGACGGCCGCCAATCTGCGCAAGGTGTTCGACTTCATCGACGCCACCCCCATGGTGGCTCTTTTCGACGAATTCGATGCCTTGGGTAAAGAGAGGGCCGATGCCAGCGAACACGGCGAACTCAAGCGTGTGGTCAACGCTGCGCTGCAAATGCTCGACGCCTATCAGGGTAAGAGCCTCATCATTGCTGCCACTAATCACGAAGGCATGCTCGACTCCGCGATCTGGCGGCGCTTCGAGGAAGTGCTGGTGTTCGGCTTGCCCACACGTGAACAGCTTGGGCAACTTCTGAAGATCAAGTTGCGCGGCGTACGCCGCGATTTTGAATTGGACGATGATCGGGTTCTTTCTTACTTCTCGGAGATGTCCCATGCCGACGTGGAACGGGTGCTACGGCATGCCATCAAGGACATGATTCTCAAAGGACAGGAGTTTCTCCAGCTTCGCCATATTGAGAAAGCGCAGCAGCGTGAACTGAATAGAAAACGGCAACTGTCGGGGGCGTAA
- a CDS encoding DUF2130 domain-containing protein yields MTEPTIICPNCKTEIRLTESLAAPLIAATRQQFEQRLAQKDEDIAKREQSIRDKEKQVAEAKRTLDEQVADQVAAQLKAERARVIAEESKKAKLASAAELETKARELTELQEVLKSRNEKLAEAQKAQAELIRKQRELDDAKRELELTVEKRVQDGLTEVRTQARREAEEGLKLKVMEKDQTIASMQQKIEELKQKAEQGSQQLQGEVQELELENLLRAKFPFDTIEPVPKGEFGGDALQRVVSHSGQPSGTILWESKRTKNWSDGWLAKLRDDQRTAKAEVAVLVSQVLPKGVEAFDVVDGIWVTSPRAALPVATVLRHTLLQVSMARQVSEGQQTKTEMVYQYLTGPRFRHRVEAIVEAFSSMQEDLDKERKAIMKQWAKREEQIERVMGATVGMYGDLQGIAGKSLQEIEGLGFPALEDGKTL; encoded by the coding sequence ATGACCGAACCCACCATCATCTGCCCCAACTGCAAGACCGAAATCCGGCTGACGGAGTCGCTCGCCGCGCCCCTGATCGCCGCCACGCGCCAGCAGTTCGAGCAGCGGCTTGCGCAGAAGGACGAAGACATCGCCAAGCGCGAGCAAAGCATCCGCGACAAGGAAAAGCAGGTTGCGGAAGCCAAGCGCACCCTGGATGAACAGGTGGCCGACCAAGTCGCCGCTCAGTTGAAGGCAGAGCGTGCCCGCGTGATCGCCGAAGAATCGAAGAAGGCCAAGCTCGCCAGCGCGGCCGAACTGGAAACCAAGGCTCGGGAATTGACCGAGCTTCAGGAAGTTCTCAAGTCCCGCAATGAAAAGCTCGCCGAAGCGCAGAAGGCGCAGGCTGAACTCATCAGGAAGCAGCGCGAACTTGACGACGCCAAGCGCGAACTGGAACTCACCGTCGAAAAGCGCGTGCAGGACGGCTTAACGGAAGTCCGCACCCAGGCCAGACGCGAGGCCGAAGAAGGGCTCAAGCTCAAGGTGATGGAGAAGGACCAGACCATCGCCTCGATGCAGCAGAAGATCGAGGAACTCAAACAGAAGGCCGAGCAAGGATCGCAGCAGTTGCAGGGCGAAGTGCAGGAACTGGAACTCGAAAACCTGCTGCGCGCCAAGTTTCCCTTCGACACCATTGAGCCGGTGCCCAAGGGCGAGTTCGGCGGCGACGCACTGCAACGGGTGGTGAGCCACAGCGGCCAGCCCAGCGGCACGATTCTCTGGGAGTCCAAGCGCACCAAGAACTGGAGCGACGGCTGGCTGGCCAAGCTGCGCGACGACCAGCGCACGGCGAAAGCCGAAGTCGCCGTGCTCGTCAGCCAGGTGCTACCGAAGGGTGTCGAAGCCTTCGACGTGGTGGACGGCATCTGGGTCACCAGCCCGCGCGCCGCGTTGCCGGTGGCCACGGTGCTGCGCCATACCCTGCTTCAGGTCAGCATGGCGCGGCAGGTATCCGAGGGCCAGCAGACCAAGACCGAGATGGTCTACCAGTACCTCACCGGCCCGCGCTTCCGCCACCGTGTGGAAGCCATCGTCGAAGCCTTCTCGTCGATGCAGGAAGACCTCGACAAGGAACGCAAGGCCATCATGAAACAGTGGGCGAAGCGCGAAGAGCAGATCGAGCGCGTGATGGGCGCGACGGTGGGCATGTATGGCGACTTGCAGGGAATCGCGGGCAAGTCGTTGCAGGAGATTGAGGGGCTGGGGTTCCCGGCGCTTGAAGATGGAAAAACCTTGTAG
- a CDS encoding KilA-N domain-containing protein has translation MKNRVISVKGVDVTITSRHEQDYISLTDMLRHFGDESILYNWLRNRNTIEFLGIWEQLYNPDFKPVEFDRFKSQAGLNSFALSPKKWIEATGAIGLYAKAGRGGGTYAHKDIAFEFGSWLSPEFKIYLIKEFQRLKDEESRLTALEWSFQRTLAKVNYRIHTDAVKERLIPPRLTPAQISIIYASEADLLNVALFGFTAAQWRQANPEQAGNMRDAATLEQLVVLSNLESINSVLIHQGLSAQERLAQLNAIAITQMRSLVGSVTLRHLPGAGTQKGITK, from the coding sequence ATGAAAAATCGAGTCATTTCCGTCAAGGGTGTCGACGTCACCATCACAAGCCGCCATGAGCAGGACTACATCTCGCTCACCGATATGCTTAGGCACTTTGGCGATGAGAGCATTCTGTACAACTGGTTGCGCAACAGAAACACGATTGAGTTCCTGGGTATCTGGGAGCAGTTGTACAACCCGGACTTTAAACCTGTCGAATTCGATAGGTTTAAGAGTCAGGCAGGTCTAAACAGCTTTGCGCTGTCGCCCAAAAAGTGGATTGAGGCCACTGGCGCCATAGGTCTTTATGCCAAGGCGGGCAGAGGTGGCGGCACCTATGCCCACAAGGACATTGCCTTTGAATTCGGCTCATGGCTCAGCCCGGAATTCAAGATTTATCTCATCAAGGAATTCCAGCGCCTCAAGGATGAAGAATCCCGCCTCACCGCGCTGGAATGGAGCTTCCAGCGCACGCTGGCCAAGGTCAATTACCGGATTCACACCGACGCCGTCAAAGAGCGTTTGATCCCGCCGCGCCTGACGCCCGCGCAAATCAGCATCATCTACGCCAGCGAGGCGGACTTGCTCAACGTAGCGCTGTTCGGCTTCACGGCCGCGCAGTGGCGGCAAGCCAACCCCGAGCAAGCGGGCAACATGCGCGACGCCGCCACGCTGGAGCAATTGGTCGTATTGTCGAACCTCGAAAGCATCAACTCGGTACTGATCCACCAAGGCTTGTCCGCGCAAGAACGCCTGGCGCAATTGAACGCCATCGCGATTACCCAGATGCGTTCCCTGGTGGGGAGCGTTACGCTCAGGCACTTACCCGGCGCCGGCACACAAAAAGGGATCACCAAATGA